In one window of Henckelia pumila isolate YLH828 chromosome 1, ASM3356847v2, whole genome shotgun sequence DNA:
- the LOC140876172 gene encoding uncharacterized protein codes for MASAEDDFTFPAAAAAATTANSQPRFIGSPPLWRHLAASSQNSELLSELGEQEEEEDQEKSNIKEFKASSSNSIDHRKENAPNDDEEEKMDMLWEDLNEEFSRNSGKIPQKISTEISSPGRAVQVRCIKAMKLSKANGKKSNILVFIKIVKRAFAIHNSRRSIKKHGKYF; via the coding sequence ATGGCATCCGCCGAAGATGACTTCACTTTCCCCGCCGCTGCCGCTGCCGCCACCACCGCCAATTCACAGCCACGCTTCATCGGGTCGCCTCCTCTGTGGCGGCACCTCGCTGCCTCCAGCCAAAACTCAGAGCTACTTTCTGAATTAGGtgaacaagaagaagaagaagatcaaGAGAAATCCAACATAAAAGAATTCAAAGCCAGCAGTAGTAATAGTATTGATCATCGGAAAGAGAACGCTCCAAACGACGACGAAGAGGAGAAAATGGATATGCTATGGGAGGATTTGAATGAAGAGTTTTCAAGAAATAGTGGCAAAATTCCTCAGAAGATCAGTACTGAAATTTCATCGCCGGGAAGAGCAGTGCAAGTCAGGTGTATCAAAGCTATGAAATTGTCGAAAGCAAATGGGAAGAAATCTAACATTCTTGTTTTCATCAAAATCGTCAAAAGGGCTTTTGCCATCCACAATTCTCGTCGTTCGATCAAGAAGCATgggaaatatttttga